A single window of Zea mays cultivar B73 chromosome 10, Zm-B73-REFERENCE-NAM-5.0, whole genome shotgun sequence DNA harbors:
- the LOC103640889 gene encoding thioredoxin M-type, chloroplastic-like: protein MALETCFRAWALHAAPAGSKDRLLVCSSGGNLVLPSKRVAAAPLSVGRVATRRARHVCQSKNAVDEVLVADEKNWDGMVMACETPVLVEFWAPWCGPCRMIAPVIDELAKDYAGKIMCCKVNTDDSPNVASTYGIRSIPTVLIFKGGEKKESVIGAVPKSTLTTLIDKYIGSSS, encoded by the exons ATGGCCCTGGAGACGTGCTTCAGAGCGTGGGCGCTGCACGCCGCCCCTGCTGGCAGCAAGGACAGGCTCCTCGTCTGCAGCAGCGGCGGTAACCTGGTGCTGCCGTCGAAGCGGGTCGCGGCCGCGCCGCTGTCCGTCGGCCGCGTCGCCACGCGCCGGGCGCGGCACGTCTGCCAGTCCAAGAACGCCGTGGACGAAG TGCTGGTGGCGGACGAGAAGAACTGGGACGGGATGGTGATGGCGTGCGAGACGCCGGTGCTGGTGGAGTTCTGGGCGCCGTGGTGCGGGCCGTGCCGGATGATCGCGCCGGTGATCGACGAGCTGGCCAAGGACTACGCCGGCAAGATCATGTGCTGCAAGGTGAACACGGACGACAGCCCCAACGTGGCGTCCACCTACGGCATCCGCAGCATCCCCACCGTGCTCATCTTCAAGGGCGGCGAGAAGAAGGAGAGCGTCATCGGCGCCGTCCCCAAGTCCACGCTCACCACCCTCATCGACAAGTACATCGGTAGTAGCTCATGA